One stretch of Burkholderia sp. NRF60-BP8 DNA includes these proteins:
- the fliD gene encoding flagellar filament capping protein FliD, translating to MPTNTPVNSGANANSLMQQAAQSIINGSTGNPAMDVGSLVKTLVNAKTAGRAAALAASQMNGNTRISAFGALSSALGALEAGLTPLKNGALQSTFNAVASGKGLTATAGAGAVAGTYTVGVTQIATAQALSSAGLNGSKALGTGTLTLSLGNQSFKVEIGSANNTLAGVAAAINGASGNPGISATVINGTDGAHLVLASSKTGAANAISVAVGNVSNDGGLSNLGVTSTVAPSGGASTIDSANGAAAWRQSAVAQDAKFTLNGIASTSASNAVSGVLTGITLNLSAAAVGATDTQTLTISTDTKSQAATITHFVSLYNTVVKTMGALSSYTAGASSQGALIGDSTLNTIRNALASIVARGVDSGGVAEKGNGHANLLSIGIKLERDGTLNVDGAKLDSALSANPSGVARLFNPENGIGTRLAEQVTQFTKKNGMIDVRTTALSADLKRVAQQQSDLSDYAAQLTRQYQAQFTALNTLMTRMNTHSQYLTRLFGGANSSGTLSRK from the coding sequence ATGCCAACGAATACGCCCGTCAACAGCGGCGCGAACGCGAACAGCCTGATGCAACAGGCGGCGCAATCGATCATCAACGGCTCGACCGGCAATCCGGCGATGGACGTCGGCTCGCTCGTCAAGACGCTCGTGAACGCGAAAACGGCCGGGCGGGCCGCGGCGCTCGCCGCTTCGCAAATGAACGGCAACACGCGGATCTCCGCATTCGGCGCGTTGTCGTCGGCGCTCGGCGCGCTGGAGGCGGGCCTGACGCCGCTGAAGAATGGCGCACTGCAGTCGACGTTCAACGCCGTCGCGAGCGGCAAGGGCCTGACGGCGACAGCCGGCGCGGGCGCGGTCGCCGGCACCTACACGGTCGGCGTCACACAGATCGCGACCGCGCAGGCGCTGTCGTCCGCCGGCTTGAACGGCAGCAAGGCGCTCGGCACCGGCACGCTGACGCTGTCGCTCGGCAACCAGTCGTTCAAGGTCGAAATCGGCAGCGCCAACAACACGCTGGCGGGCGTCGCGGCGGCAATCAACGGCGCGTCGGGCAACCCGGGGATCAGTGCGACGGTCATCAACGGCACGGATGGCGCGCACCTCGTGCTCGCGTCGTCGAAAACGGGCGCGGCGAATGCGATCAGCGTCGCGGTCGGCAACGTGTCCAACGACGGCGGCCTGTCGAATCTCGGCGTCACGTCGACGGTCGCCCCGTCCGGCGGCGCGTCGACGATCGATTCGGCGAACGGCGCGGCCGCCTGGCGGCAGAGCGCCGTCGCACAGGATGCGAAGTTCACGCTCAACGGGATCGCATCGACCAGCGCGAGCAACGCCGTGTCGGGCGTGCTGACCGGCATCACGCTGAACCTGTCGGCGGCCGCGGTCGGCGCGACCGATACGCAGACGCTGACGATCAGCACCGACACGAAGTCGCAGGCCGCGACGATCACGCATTTCGTGAGTCTGTACAACACGGTCGTCAAGACGATGGGCGCGCTGTCGAGCTACACGGCAGGCGCAAGCTCGCAGGGCGCGCTGATCGGCGATTCGACGCTGAACACGATCCGCAACGCGCTGGCGTCGATCGTCGCGCGCGGGGTGGACAGCGGCGGCGTCGCCGAGAAGGGCAACGGACACGCGAACCTGTTGTCGATCGGCATCAAGCTCGAGCGAGACGGCACGCTGAACGTCGACGGCGCGAAGCTCGACAGCGCGCTGTCCGCCAACCCGTCCGGGGTCGCGCGCCTGTTCAATCCGGAGAACGGGATCGGCACGCGCCTGGCCGAGCAGGTCACGCAGTTCACGAAGAAGAACGGGATGATCGACGTGCGCACGACCGCACTGAGCGCCGATCTGAAACGTGTTGCGCAACAGCAGTCGGATCTGTCCGACTATGCCGCACAACTGACCAGGCAGTATCAGGCGCAATTCACCGCGCTCAACACGCTGATGACCCGGATGAACACCCACTCGCAATACCTGACGCGATTGTTTGGCGGTGCGAACAGTAGCGGCACGCTGTCCAGGAAGTGA